Proteins encoded by one window of Culicoides brevitarsis isolate CSIRO-B50_1 chromosome 2, AGI_CSIRO_Cbre_v1, whole genome shotgun sequence:
- the LOC134828592 gene encoding uncharacterized protein LOC134828592 codes for MAYYHNINIWTVILIVITCADGDPYSDKSNSHENHFGGHHETFITRNNTRITAQMGGMAILPCTVRLTSPATVSWIRRTDYQLLTVGLSTYSSDERFLVEHTRHMGHWALRIKNVRQDDEGWYECQLSVHPVQSIFVQLSVVEAISEIVGAPDLHIDEGSQLRLECKLKHATENPTYVFWYHEDRMVNYDTQDGYSVTSFQSPLPEELIKSSISSSSRLNALETLEETSSLELLPSSYHPTADFVIQHNNVQQQHHNNGLLMPSTSILSIREVHFKHAGNYTCSPSNARNGTITIHVLRGEKPAAMQHANRSSINDDSKSNTNSINCKNIINYNLIIMLAVLLVHHTTIAGHVSR; via the exons ATGGCGTACTATCATAACATAAATATCTGGACAGTTATATTAATTGTTATTACTTGTGCGGATGGAGATCCTTATTCAG ACAAATCCAACAGCCACGAAAATCACTTTGGCGGACATCATGAGACTTTTATAACGCGTAACAACACACGAATCACTGCCCAGATGGGAGGAATGGCAATTCTGCCGTGTACCGTTCGATTGACATCGCCAGCGACG GTGTCATGGATTCGCCGTACGGATTATCAGTTGTTGACAGTTGGATTATCGACGTACAGCAGCGATGAGCGATTTTTAGTTGAGCATACGCGACACATGGGTCACTGGGCTTTACGTATCAAGAATGTCCGACAGGATGACGAAGGTTGGTACGAGTGTCAGTTATCCGTGCATCCCGTACAATCAATTTTCGTCCAGCTTAGTGTTGTAG AGGCCATATCGGAAATTGTGGGTGCTCCCGATTTACATATTGATGAAGGTTCCCAATTAAGATTGGAGTGCAAGCTGAAACATGCAACGGAAAATCCAACGTATGTCTTCTG GTACCACGAGGACCGCATGGTAAACTACGATACGCAAGACGGATATTCCGTTACGTCATTTCAATCACCGCTACCCGAAGAGTTAATCAAGTCTTCAATTAGCAGTAGTAGTAGGTTAAATGCGTTAGAAACACTTGAGGAAACATCATCACTTGAGTTGTTGCCATCGTCCTACCATCCAACGGCAGACTTTGTGATACAGCATAATAATGTTCAGCAACAACATCACAATAACGGTCTACTTATGCCATCAACGAGCATTCTGTCAATTAGAGAAGTTCACTTTAAGCATGCCGGCAATTACACTTGTTCACCATCCAATGCAAGAAATGGGACAATCACAATTCATGTGCTAAGAG GTGAAAAGCCCGCAGCGATGCAACATGCGAATCGTAGTTCAATCAATGACGATAGTAAATCAAATACCAACtcaattaattgtaaaaacatcattaattataatttgataataatgTTAGCGGTACTACTTGTACACCACACAACGATAGCAGGTCATGTGAGcagatga